A section of the Humulus lupulus chromosome 2, drHumLupu1.1, whole genome shotgun sequence genome encodes:
- the LOC133814663 gene encoding uncharacterized protein LOC133814663, with amino-acid sequence MDRILTWNVRGINSQHKHREIKQLIQSKKVGLVSLLETKVKNKNMGSIYMNLFSGWCFTNNNPWIDKGRIIIAWNPSAFTLDIKLCTTQLIHCQVQVPNRTGSFLITFVYGYNDAASRESLWNDLQSLAGSISVPWLVVGDFNEILSMHDRIGKKTSMKFSSKFSDCLSACHLEDLKFSRCYYTWNNKQRADERVYSKIDRALVNSNWTDQFPNSEAVFFPEGIFDHCPILVHVTLELQMEKKPFRYFRMWKEAPCYDNKLKANWELSVDGTPMFQLVSKLKRLKQVLKNINREGFSDIQQLEFKAGIVLKETQEQLQKEPLNDRLIS; translated from the coding sequence ATGGATAGAATTTTAACTTGGAATGTTCGGGGGATTAACAGTCAACATAAGCACAGAGAGATTAAACAGTTAATTCAGTCAAAGAAGGTTGGCTTGGTTAGTCTTCTCGAGACAAAAGTGAAGAATAAAAATATGGGGTCTATTTACATGAATCTGTTTTCTGGATGGTGTTTCACAAATAATAACCCTTGGATTGATAAGGGTAGGATAATAATTGCTTGGAATCCGAGTGCCTTTACTTTGGATATCAAGCTATGTACAACACAATTAATCCACTGTCAAGTACAGGTCCCTAATCGAACAGGAAGTTTCTTGATTACTTTTGTATATGGGTATAATGATGCAGCATCTAGGGAGAGCCTTTGGAATGATTTACAAAGTTTGGCTGGGAGTATATCTGTCCCTTGGCTGGTGGTTGGCGACTTCAATGAGATATTATCCATGCATGACAGAATAGGCAAAAAAACTTCTATGAAGTTCTCAAGTAAATTTTCAGATTGTCTGTCAGCTTGTCATCTGGAAGATTTGAAGTTCTCTAGATGTTACTATACATGGAATAATAAGCAGAGAGCAGATGAGAGGGTTTATTCCAAAATCGATAGAGCTTTAGTGAATTCAAATTGGACTGATCAGTTTCCTAACTCAGAGGCTGTATTTTTTCCAGAAGGGATCTTTGATCATTGTCCAATCCTTGTTCATGTCACGTTGGAATTGCAGATGGAAAAGAAGCCATTTCGTTATTTTCGTATGTGGAAAGAAGCACCCTGTTATGACAATAAACTTAAGGCAAATTGGGAATTATCAGTGGATGGCACACCAATGTTCCAGCTGGTGTCAAAACTAAAAAGGTTAAAGCAGGTGCTCAAGAACATCAATAGAGAAGGTTTTTCTGATATTCAACAGTTGGAATTCAAGGCAGGAATTGTATTGAAGGAGACTCAGGAGCAGCTACAAAAAGAGCCATTAAATGACAGATTGATTTCTTAG